A genomic window from Candidatus Endomicrobium procryptotermitis includes:
- the ispF gene encoding 2-C-methyl-D-erythritol 2,4-cyclodiphosphate synthase, whose translation MFIGFGYDVHRFKKGRKLILGGVEIVNSKGLDGHSDADVLLHALMDALLGAAGLNDIGHFFPNTNSKYKGISSLKLLETVYKELKKRNFKINNIDITAIAESPKIYPYIEQIKNNISKTVKLNKSRIAIKATTNEKMGFIGRGEGIAVMAAASVKKKKYGD comes from the coding sequence ATGTTTATCGGATTCGGTTATGATGTTCATAGATTTAAAAAGGGAAGAAAACTGATACTCGGCGGAGTAGAAATCGTAAATTCGAAAGGTCTTGATGGTCATAGCGATGCAGATGTTTTGCTTCATGCTTTAATGGACGCTCTTTTAGGAGCCGCCGGGCTTAACGATATAGGCCATTTTTTCCCGAATACCAACTCAAAATACAAAGGCATCTCCAGTCTCAAACTTTTAGAAACGGTTTATAAAGAATTAAAGAAACGAAACTTTAAAATAAACAACATTGATATAACCGCAATAGCGGAATCTCCAAAAATCTATCCTTATATTGAGCAAATAAAAAACAATATTTCAAAAACTGTTAAACTTAACAAGTCGCGGATAGCAATAAAAGCCACTACTAATGAAAAAATGGGGTTTATCGGCAGAGGTGAAGGAATAGCAGTAATGGCAGCGGCATCAGTCAAAAAAAAGAAATATGGCGATTAA
- the cysS gene encoding cysteine--tRNA ligase, which translates to MAIKFYNTLTNAKEEFIPQNENFVTMYVCGVTPYDEVHLGHARAYVTFDIIKRHLQKRKYKVRHVQNFTDIDDKIIKRAAEKGISPSALAQIYIDDYFVQTGKLNILKANFYPRVTEMIPEIINFIQKLIDKGFAYIVDGDIYYSVNKFKGYGKLSKRNLEDLKAGVRVDICDKKSSVFDFALWKKTKDGKQQEASWDSPWGKGRPGWHIECSVMSSKILGDTIDIHGGGQDLIFPHHENEIAQSEACTGQQFVKYWIHNGFVTVNKEKMSKSLGNFFSLKDIFTKYDPRVVRYYLLTQHYKSPLDFSDSGLESAKNALQGLDDAYLRLAVETAEKVQTKDSDLVELENNFLDSLDDDFNSEKALSYLHKLKNMLLKELFSADKIRLWQFRALFEEFVKVSLGISLPKIQNNDESLQILLTVRNKARKAKNWAEADKLRKEIDEKGYKIIDNQDGTSILTKKI; encoded by the coding sequence ATGGCGATTAAATTTTACAATACGCTTACGAATGCAAAAGAAGAATTTATACCGCAAAATGAAAATTTTGTTACGATGTATGTTTGCGGAGTTACGCCTTATGACGAAGTTCATCTCGGACATGCAAGAGCATACGTGACTTTTGATATTATAAAAAGGCATCTGCAAAAAAGAAAATACAAAGTCAGACATGTTCAGAATTTTACAGATATTGATGATAAAATAATAAAAAGAGCTGCCGAAAAAGGCATTTCCCCATCCGCTTTGGCACAAATATATATTGACGATTATTTTGTCCAAACCGGAAAACTTAACATACTTAAAGCAAATTTTTATCCGCGCGTCACAGAAATGATTCCCGAAATAATAAATTTTATACAAAAACTTATAGATAAAGGTTTTGCATATATTGTCGATGGCGATATCTATTATTCTGTGAACAAATTCAAAGGTTACGGAAAGCTTTCAAAAAGAAATCTTGAAGATTTGAAAGCGGGCGTCAGAGTGGACATCTGTGACAAAAAAAGTTCTGTTTTTGATTTTGCTCTCTGGAAAAAAACAAAAGATGGAAAACAGCAGGAGGCTTCATGGGACAGCCCTTGGGGTAAAGGAAGACCGGGCTGGCATATCGAATGCTCGGTAATGTCTTCAAAAATTCTTGGAGATACCATAGACATACACGGCGGCGGGCAAGACTTAATTTTTCCACATCATGAGAATGAAATCGCGCAAAGCGAAGCATGCACAGGACAGCAGTTTGTAAAATATTGGATTCACAACGGTTTTGTAACGGTAAATAAAGAAAAAATGTCGAAATCTTTAGGCAATTTTTTTTCGCTAAAAGACATTTTTACAAAATATGATCCACGCGTTGTGCGTTATTATCTGCTCACACAGCATTATAAAAGTCCTCTTGATTTTTCGGATTCAGGACTTGAGTCGGCAAAAAATGCTTTGCAGGGGCTTGACGATGCATACTTAAGGCTTGCTGTAGAAACGGCTGAAAAAGTACAGACTAAGGATTCCGACCTTGTTGAGCTGGAAAACAATTTCTTAGATTCTCTTGATGATGATTTTAACTCTGAAAAGGCACTCTCATATCTTCACAAATTAAAAAATATGCTTTTAAAAGAACTTTTCAGCGCGGATAAAATAAGACTTTGGCAGTTTAGAGCGCTTTTTGAAGAATTCGTGAAAGTTTCTCTAGGCATTTCACTGCCAAAAATACAAAATAACGATGAAAGCCTACAGATTCTTTTAACTGTAAGAAACAAAGCCAGAAAAGCAAAAAACTGGGCTGAAGCGGACAAGTTGAGAAAAGAAATCGACGAAAAAGGTTATAAAATTATAGACAATCAAGATGGGACTTCAATACTGACAAAAAAAATATAA
- the rlmB gene encoding 23S rRNA (guanosine(2251)-2'-O)-methyltransferase RlmB — MARKKFLSQYHKNKEEKVLDNIICGRNSVLELLKAGKRTVNKILLAQTARGTAITEIITLAKNKGIAIHNVPPEKLDKYSENSQGVAAEVSALQYIEIKELISKTKQSKYPLLVLLDCIEDPHNLGAIIRNCVAFGADGVIIPKWRAAGVNETVSRSSAGAIEHIPVSRVTNANQAVDLLKENGFWIAGAENGGQSLEETNLYFPLVLIIGSEGFGLHSLTKQKCDFLISIPQTNTISSLNASCATAVILYELSKRRI; from the coding sequence ATGGCTCGAAAAAAATTTTTATCGCAATATCATAAAAATAAAGAAGAAAAAGTTTTAGATAATATAATATGCGGAAGAAATTCTGTTTTGGAATTGCTTAAAGCAGGAAAAAGAACAGTAAACAAAATATTGTTGGCGCAGACGGCAAGAGGAACAGCGATAACAGAGATTATTACTCTTGCGAAAAATAAAGGCATTGCGATTCACAATGTTCCTCCGGAAAAACTTGATAAATACTCAGAAAATTCACAAGGAGTTGCGGCGGAAGTTTCTGCGCTGCAATATATTGAAATCAAAGAGCTTATATCCAAAACAAAACAAAGCAAATACCCGCTTTTAGTTTTGCTTGACTGTATTGAAGACCCGCATAATCTCGGAGCAATAATAAGAAACTGCGTTGCTTTTGGCGCGGACGGCGTTATAATTCCTAAATGGCGGGCGGCAGGCGTAAATGAAACTGTATCGAGATCTTCTGCAGGAGCTATTGAGCATATACCTGTTTCAAGAGTTACAAATGCCAATCAGGCCGTTGATTTATTAAAAGAAAATGGTTTCTGGATAGCGGGAGCTGAAAATGGAGGACAAAGTTTGGAAGAAACAAATCTTTATTTTCCTCTAGTATTAATAATAGGCAGCGAAGGTTTTGGACTTCACAGCCTTACAAAACAAAAATGCGACTTTTTAATCTCTATACCTCAGACAAATACTATTTCTTCATTAAACGCCTCATGCGCCACGGCCGTAATTTTATACGAATTGTCCAAAAGAAGAATTTAA
- a CDS encoding glucosyltransferase domain-containing protein, translating to MIKKIFNFLFKTTSGLISLLVITLILFYLADNKFSRYIQVGQEVISASGYDSQSLDEKKQKPFEFKYSNLNGLVYSIELSMDFYAYSFSNWQTLFDMGSKEGIIIDINANGKAAVDYKDKNRKYSINFLNEKIPLEINKPNRLEIRISKEGDVISILNGKENIHVKIDGKIEFSEIKSGTNIKNERIFDGRIDNFNLKYIFYEKSYFWQNVSTILLSMVFIALIFGLCSLHYESLSKIIEGKNTKSTVYFENIKAYFSDNLFDRGFVICCIMVFLYILPIIIANVPYMDDYARTVVPHYWNGDSRFLSGILYKMFSVNGKLAVFAPWGLIISSFILCASAYLLAKKFNSQNNLVSIFAVIYLFSSPFLLQPLSFQFDVLPMLFSLIFCLWIFLTPNKSILLVIISTFIFTFCCLLTYQTSIGAIFILIFTEIIIIIKNKENPKTALKLFLTRICSFISAVTLWYFTIYNSSRFVNKDIVHSSNLFISLFGRIKDIGNSLSKWKPYNDFTLIILCLLFIAFCIAVIVFAVNTFSKKTLLLRSWESRICKVILVVSPFIILFTALFGVNAVQTFTMDPRHFFPFAIFLFVIIFFVLTFYNGILRYIFIFLSIIPLFYSFGLSYSYSNALSYLEKYNRLIANSLMDVVHDDREIFIIFNGPIKYQKKIDNIGKAYPLIYTLCGRWMCGGGTGVLPYYGFNINVKLDKRETNKVLEHINEAELVAKHYYYNLLRYKDVYIVDFDKTDLNKS from the coding sequence ATGATAAAAAAAATATTTAATTTTTTATTTAAAACAACGTCAGGACTTATAAGTTTGTTGGTTATTACGCTTATTCTTTTTTATTTGGCTGACAATAAATTTAGCAGATATATACAAGTCGGACAAGAAGTTATCTCGGCGTCAGGCTATGACAGCCAATCTTTAGATGAAAAGAAACAAAAACCTTTTGAATTTAAATATTCTAATTTGAACGGTTTGGTTTATTCTATTGAACTGTCTATGGATTTTTATGCATATTCTTTCAGCAATTGGCAGACGCTTTTTGATATGGGTTCAAAGGAAGGCATTATTATTGATATTAATGCCAACGGCAAAGCAGCGGTTGATTACAAAGATAAAAATAGGAAATACAGCATAAATTTTTTAAATGAAAAAATACCGCTGGAAATAAATAAACCTAACCGCTTGGAAATAAGAATTTCAAAAGAAGGAGACGTAATCAGCATTCTTAACGGAAAAGAAAATATTCATGTGAAAATTGACGGAAAAATTGAGTTTTCTGAGATAAAATCCGGAACAAATATTAAAAATGAAAGAATTTTTGACGGCAGGATAGATAATTTTAATCTAAAATATATTTTTTATGAGAAATCTTATTTTTGGCAGAATGTTTCAACAATTTTACTTAGTATGGTTTTTATTGCTTTAATATTTGGATTGTGCAGTCTTCATTATGAAAGTCTCAGCAAAATTATAGAAGGGAAGAATACAAAATCAACGGTTTATTTTGAAAACATTAAAGCATATTTTTCAGACAACTTATTTGACCGCGGTTTTGTAATTTGCTGCATCATGGTATTTTTATATATTTTGCCGATAATCATTGCCAATGTTCCTTATATGGACGATTATGCCAGAACAGTTGTACCACATTATTGGAATGGCGACAGCCGTTTTCTGTCTGGTATTCTATATAAAATGTTTTCCGTTAATGGAAAATTAGCTGTTTTTGCGCCATGGGGACTTATAATAAGCTCATTTATTTTATGCGCAAGCGCATATTTGCTTGCTAAAAAATTTAATTCGCAAAACAATTTAGTGTCCATTTTTGCAGTAATATATTTATTTTCATCTCCGTTTTTGCTTCAGCCGTTAAGCTTTCAATTTGATGTTCTTCCGATGTTATTTTCACTAATCTTTTGTCTGTGGATTTTTCTTACTCCAAATAAAAGTATTCTTTTAGTAATCATTTCAACGTTTATCTTTACTTTTTGCTGTCTTTTGACATATCAGACCTCAATTGGTGCAATATTTATTCTTATTTTTACCGAAATTATAATAATTATAAAAAATAAAGAAAATCCTAAAACCGCACTGAAACTTTTTTTAACCCGCATTTGCTCTTTTATTTCAGCAGTAACTTTATGGTATTTTACTATTTATAACAGCAGCCGTTTTGTAAATAAAGATATTGTTCATTCTTCAAATTTATTTATTTCTCTATTTGGTAGGATTAAAGACATAGGAAACTCACTGTCAAAATGGAAGCCGTATAATGATTTTACCTTGATAATATTATGTTTGTTATTTATTGCTTTTTGTATCGCAGTGATAGTTTTTGCCGTTAATACTTTTTCTAAAAAAACTTTGCTGTTGAGGTCATGGGAGAGTCGCATATGCAAAGTTATTCTTGTTGTTTCTCCGTTTATTATACTGTTTACAGCTTTGTTTGGAGTAAACGCAGTGCAAACTTTTACAATGGATCCCAGACACTTTTTTCCGTTTGCTATTTTTTTATTTGTAATTATATTTTTTGTTTTAACTTTTTATAATGGGATTTTACGTTATATTTTTATTTTTCTATCGATTATCCCGTTATTTTATTCTTTCGGTTTATCTTATTCCTATAGCAATGCTTTGAGTTATCTTGAAAAATATAACAGATTGATTGCTAATTCTTTAATGGATGTTGTGCATGATGATAGAGAAATTTTTATAATTTTTAACGGACCAATAAAATATCAGAAAAAAATTGATAATATCGGTAAAGCTTATCCGCTTATATACACTTTATGTGGAAGATGGATGTGTGGAGGAGGAACAGGTGTTTTACCATATTACGGTTTCAATATCAACGTAAAACTCGATAAAAGGGAAACCAATAAGGTGTTGGAGCATATTAATGAAGCAGAGCTTGTTGCTAAACATTATTACTATAATTTACTGCGTTATAAAGACGTTTATATAGTCGATTTTGATAAAACCGATTTAAATAAAAGTTAA
- a CDS encoding glycosyltransferase family 2 protein, translating to MISENLSIIVPMYNEQEAIAVFFTEIFKVLNNIKEYGFEIICVNDGSKDDTLQILKEFAQKDKRVKIISFSRNFGKEKAMYAALESCCGKAAVIIDVDLQDPVELIIEFINKWKEGYDNVYGVRRDRQSDTFLKRMTANYFYKLVNKISDSPIHKNTGDFRLIDRKVIEGIKQIHDKKLFMKYIFNWPGYKSAGIEYARQKRIAGKTKFNYWKLWNFALDGISSSSTLPLRIWTYLGLIIAFISFLYGGYIVLRTIIHGVDMPGYASIFIAVLFFGGVQLICLGVIGEYLGRILEETRNRPLYIVSEKINF from the coding sequence ATGATTTCTGAAAATTTATCAATAATAGTTCCAATGTATAATGAACAGGAAGCTATAGCCGTATTTTTTACCGAAATCTTTAAAGTTTTGAATAATATCAAAGAATACGGTTTTGAAATTATTTGTGTAAACGATGGCAGTAAAGATGATACTTTACAGATTTTAAAAGAGTTTGCGCAAAAAGATAAAAGAGTTAAGATAATTTCTTTTTCAAGGAATTTCGGAAAAGAAAAAGCGATGTATGCCGCGCTTGAATCCTGCTGTGGAAAAGCTGCAGTTATTATCGATGTTGATTTACAAGATCCTGTAGAGCTGATTATTGAATTTATAAACAAATGGAAAGAAGGTTACGATAATGTTTACGGTGTGCGCCGTGACAGGCAATCCGATACATTTCTTAAAAGAATGACGGCAAATTACTTTTATAAATTAGTCAATAAAATATCCGATAGTCCGATACATAAAAATACGGGAGATTTCAGGCTTATCGACAGAAAGGTAATAGAAGGTATTAAGCAGATTCACGATAAAAAACTGTTTATGAAATATATTTTTAACTGGCCGGGATATAAGTCTGCCGGAATAGAATATGCAAGACAAAAACGCATTGCTGGGAAAACAAAATTTAATTATTGGAAATTGTGGAATTTTGCGCTGGACGGTATCAGTTCTTCATCAACTTTACCTCTAAGGATCTGGACATATCTAGGTTTAATAATCGCTTTTATTTCTTTTCTTTACGGCGGATACATAGTTTTGAGAACAATTATTCACGGTGTAGATATGCCGGGATATGCTTCAATATTTATAGCTGTTTTATTTTTCGGTGGTGTGCAGCTAATATGTTTGGGAGTAATAGGTGAATATTTGGGAAGAATTTTGGAAGAGACAAGAAACAGACCATTGTATATAGTCAGCGAAAAAATAAACTTTTAG
- a CDS encoding ZIP family metal transporter: MKEIISSLLAACAAMLGAFLVLKFHKWSEKNSILIINFAAGIMLTIAFTHLIPEAIEIDVNALLFTLLGFLIMFFLQFVILFHPCHDDQDCKTHSNIGITSVIGLSFHSLLDGLIIAVGFEAGAGLGILTTFAVLLHKLPDGITISGILLHSGASKKKILTFSFLTAAFTPIGTFLGIILFKSISPAVLGALLGTASGSFIFIAASDLIPETHKCKNRLAPSMLFIGVLIVFLLEHLL; encoded by the coding sequence ATGAAAGAGATAATTTCTTCTTTGTTGGCTGCTTGCGCCGCAATGCTTGGCGCTTTTTTAGTTTTAAAATTTCATAAGTGGTCTGAAAAAAATTCAATATTAATAATCAATTTTGCCGCTGGCATAATGCTGACAATCGCTTTCACGCATTTAATTCCCGAAGCAATAGAAATAGATGTGAACGCGCTGCTTTTTACACTTCTTGGTTTTTTGATAATGTTTTTTTTGCAGTTTGTAATACTTTTTCATCCATGCCATGATGATCAAGACTGCAAAACGCATTCAAATATTGGAATAACTTCCGTAATAGGACTTTCTTTTCATTCTCTTCTTGACGGACTCATTATAGCCGTAGGCTTTGAAGCCGGCGCCGGACTTGGAATTTTGACAACGTTTGCCGTGCTTTTACATAAACTTCCTGACGGAATCACGATTTCGGGAATTTTACTTCACAGCGGTGCTTCAAAAAAGAAAATTTTAACTTTTTCATTTCTTACAGCGGCATTTACGCCTATAGGAACATTTTTGGGAATAATTTTATTTAAAAGCATATCGCCTGCGGTGCTGGGAGCTTTGCTGGGCACAGCTTCTGGTTCTTTCATTTTTATTGCCGCTTCAGATTTAATACCAGAAACACATAAATGTAAAAACAGGCTTGCCCCTTCTATGCTTTTCATCGGAGTGCTTATAGTTTTCCTTCTGGAACATCTTTTATAA
- the argF gene encoding ornithine carbamoyltransferase: MAKKDILSIYDLSDKEIKLLLDKAFELKSKKKHLTDLTGKTLGLIFEKPSTRTMVSFAAAMVQLGGFPIFLNAQNLQRKRGESIHDTSLVLSGYLNGIMIRAFKHSDVEEFAKYSSIPVINGLTDFEHPCQILADIMTIMELNKIKTVEGLKKIKIVFIGDSNNVANSMLAVSAVLGLDFTLVCPKEYAPEKVLLNKALEYTIKTGAEIKISSDINAAKNADVLYTDVWISMGAEAEEKKRRKAFASYQINAELLKKASSKCIVLHCLPAVRGEEITAEIMNKYENSIFTQAENRMHMQKAVLLHLLK, encoded by the coding sequence ATGGCAAAAAAAGACATTCTTTCAATTTATGATTTATCTGATAAAGAGATAAAACTGCTGCTAGATAAAGCGTTTGAACTTAAAAGCAAGAAAAAGCATCTTACGGATTTAACCGGAAAAACTTTAGGTCTTATTTTTGAAAAACCTTCTACAAGAACAATGGTTTCTTTCGCGGCCGCGATGGTACAGCTTGGCGGCTTTCCCATTTTTCTTAACGCACAAAACTTACAGCGAAAAAGGGGAGAATCCATCCATGATACTTCTTTAGTGCTTTCAGGATATCTTAACGGCATTATGATAAGGGCCTTCAAACATTCCGATGTTGAAGAGTTTGCAAAATATTCTTCTATTCCCGTCATAAACGGTTTGACTGATTTTGAGCATCCGTGCCAGATTTTAGCTGATATAATGACTATAATGGAGCTTAATAAAATAAAAACAGTTGAAGGACTTAAAAAAATTAAAATAGTTTTTATCGGAGACAGCAACAATGTGGCAAATTCAATGCTTGCGGTTTCCGCGGTTTTAGGACTTGATTTTACTCTAGTGTGCCCGAAAGAATATGCTCCTGAAAAGGTTTTGCTAAACAAAGCTTTGGAATATACCATAAAAACTGGCGCGGAAATAAAAATTTCAAGTGATATAAATGCCGCTAAAAACGCCGACGTGCTTTATACGGATGTCTGGATTTCTATGGGAGCAGAAGCCGAGGAAAAGAAAAGAAGAAAGGCTTTCGCCTCGTATCAGATAAATGCCGAACTTCTAAAAAAGGCTTCTTCGAAATGCATAGTTTTGCATTGTCTACCCGCCGTAAGAGGAGAAGAAATTACGGCGGAAATTATGAATAAATATGAGAACAGCATTTTTACTCAGGCTGAAAACAGGATGCATATGCAAAAAGCCGTATTGCTTCATTTATTAAAGTGA
- a CDS encoding divalent-cation tolerance protein CutA: MKKSKYIIVFVTVPDKTTAGNIVKNVLKKKLAACVNIIKNTESFYWWKGKIEHSKEILLIMKTVKSKFTILEKHIKDIHPYEVPEIISSEISDANKDYLDWIENNAGQDSIILE; encoded by the coding sequence ATGAAAAAATCAAAATATATTATTGTTTTTGTAACTGTTCCGGACAAAACAACAGCGGGCAATATCGTAAAAAACGTTTTAAAGAAAAAACTTGCCGCTTGCGTAAACATAATAAAAAATACGGAATCTTTTTACTGGTGGAAAGGTAAAATAGAACATTCCAAAGAAATTCTTCTCATAATGAAAACGGTCAAATCGAAGTTTACCATTTTAGAAAAACATATAAAAGACATCCATCCTTACGAAGTGCCCGAAATAATTTCTTCGGAAATATCCGATGCAAACAAAGATTATCTTGATTGGATAGAAAACAATGCAGGACAAGATAGCATTATATTGGAATAA
- the amrS gene encoding AmmeMemoRadiSam system radical SAM enzyme — MQDKIALYWNKQGGKVFCELCPHECILVHGKFGICNARQNIKNVLISKSYGVISTINIDPIEKKPLYHFYPGSTTLSFGSFGCNLKCGFCQNYVIARAKPSENIKLSPEDAIYFAVEKNAKLLSYTYNEPLTNYEWVLELAKLAARKNMHNILVTNGYIKEAPLEKLADYIAAANIDLKAYDDGFYNRHCSGTLSQVLKSIEILYKLKVHIEITNLVIDAENSDRQHFLQMLNFISSLSDEIPLHLSRYFPNNNFVLPQTRKETLINLYKIAKNKLKHVYIGNYDDCKYGSTYCKNCGFCIIERNGYNIKINCKNPAFCPQCMTRTNIII; from the coding sequence ATGCAGGACAAGATAGCATTATATTGGAATAAACAAGGCGGTAAAGTTTTTTGTGAGCTGTGTCCTCACGAATGTATTCTTGTGCATGGGAAGTTCGGCATATGCAATGCACGACAAAATATTAAAAACGTCCTCATTTCAAAATCTTACGGAGTGATTTCTACGATAAATATCGATCCTATTGAAAAAAAGCCGCTGTATCATTTTTATCCGGGAAGCACAACATTGTCTTTCGGAAGTTTTGGCTGTAATCTGAAATGCGGTTTTTGCCAAAATTACGTAATTGCCCGCGCAAAACCATCGGAAAATATTAAGTTGTCTCCGGAAGACGCCATATATTTTGCCGTAGAAAAAAATGCAAAACTTTTATCATATACTTACAATGAACCTTTAACAAATTATGAATGGGTTCTTGAACTGGCCAAACTTGCCGCAAGAAAGAACATGCACAATATTTTAGTGACAAATGGCTATATAAAAGAAGCACCTCTTGAAAAGCTGGCTGATTATATTGCTGCTGCGAATATAGATTTAAAAGCGTATGATGACGGTTTTTACAACAGACATTGCAGTGGCACGCTTAGTCAGGTTTTAAAATCAATCGAGATTTTATATAAATTAAAAGTACATATAGAAATAACAAACCTTGTTATAGATGCCGAAAACAGTGATAGACAACATTTTCTGCAGATGCTTAACTTTATCTCAAGTTTAAGCGATGAGATACCACTTCATCTGTCAAGGTATTTTCCGAACAATAATTTTGTGCTGCCGCAAACGAGAAAAGAAACTTTAATTAATTTGTATAAAATTGCAAAAAACAAACTTAAACATGTTTATATAGGTAATTATGATGATTGCAAATATGGTTCCACATACTGTAAAAATTGTGGTTTTTGCATTATTGAAAGAAACGGATATAATATTAAAATAAATTGTAAAAATCCGGCCTTTTGTCCACAATGTATGACAAGAACTAATATAATAATATGA
- a CDS encoding Maf family protein, which produces MKKQIILASASARRISLLKEWGLIFEVIPSTINEDTKFVRPSYIVRDISYRKGSDIASKQNGGLILAADTIVVLNGKIIGKPKDEKESETIIRQLNGSLHKVYTGVTIIDNTTKKKSVFYDCAIVKMKKLPENKLRYLFGKHMDKAGAYAVQDKNDDFVEKIYGDYYTVVGLPYEKLFKKLLQFGIKLKSV; this is translated from the coding sequence ATGAAAAAACAAATAATATTGGCATCTGCATCTGCAAGAAGAATCTCTTTACTGAAAGAGTGGGGATTAATTTTTGAGGTTATTCCCAGCACAATAAACGAAGACACAAAATTTGTAAGACCTTCTTATATAGTAAGAGATATTTCATATAGAAAAGGCAGCGACATAGCTTCTAAACAAAACGGCGGTTTAATTCTTGCCGCAGATACAATAGTGGTTTTAAATGGAAAAATTATTGGAAAACCAAAAGATGAAAAAGAATCCGAGACGATTATAAGGCAGTTAAACGGCAGCCTGCATAAAGTTTATACAGGAGTAACTATAATAGACAATACAACAAAAAAGAAATCTGTGTTTTACGATTGTGCTATCGTAAAAATGAAAAAGCTGCCTGAAAACAAACTCAGATATCTTTTTGGAAAACATATGGATAAGGCAGGAGCATATGCTGTTCAAGATAAAAATGATGATTTTGTAGAAAAAATATATGGCGATTATTATACGGTAGTTGGTCTTCCATATGAAAAACTTTTCAAAAAATTACTTCAATTCGGCATTAAACTCAAATCTGTTTAA
- a CDS encoding SurA N-terminal domain-containing protein: MMNFLRKHMRKIFIITIVAFIGGTFMGFGVYFFGPTKDFDTAVNINGTKVTLKFFSSIYTASVDMYRNAENQSAATLPEQLEQIKIKTMQAIVQDELFYQQSLGYKIIVSDAELKNDIQSSAMFRNTQNQFDANIYYSFLNSIKMSPKDYETMRKKRIAAEKLKLLLASAIKVSDSEYEAAEADGIKMTREEFMHNKVNMILSEWYFFIISHSKIVTNDSIFKQI; the protein is encoded by the coding sequence ATGATGAATTTTTTAAGAAAACATATGCGTAAAATTTTTATCATAACTATTGTGGCCTTTATCGGTGGTACTTTTATGGGTTTCGGCGTATATTTTTTTGGACCGACAAAAGATTTTGATACGGCCGTTAATATAAACGGCACAAAAGTTACATTAAAGTTTTTTTCTTCGATATATACGGCTTCCGTAGACATGTACAGAAATGCTGAAAACCAATCCGCTGCAACGCTGCCGGAGCAGCTTGAACAAATAAAAATCAAAACAATGCAGGCAATAGTACAAGATGAACTGTTTTACCAGCAATCTCTTGGCTATAAAATAATAGTATCAGATGCGGAGCTGAAAAATGACATACAAAGTTCTGCGATGTTTAGAAATACTCAGAATCAGTTTGACGCAAATATTTATTATTCATTTCTTAATTCGATAAAAATGTCTCCTAAAGATTATGAGACGATGAGAAAGAAACGAATTGCAGCGGAAAAATTAAAATTACTTTTGGCATCTGCAATAAAAGTAAGCGATTCAGAATACGAAGCAGCTGAGGCTGACGGCATTAAAATGACAAGAGAAGAGTTTATGCACAATAAAGTGAATATGATATTAAGCGAATGGTATTTTTTCATTATAAGTCATTCAAAAATAGTAACTAACGATTCTATTTTTAAACAGATTTGA
- a CDS encoding polymer-forming cytoskeletal protein, whose product MTKKNSKSLLDSVETLVGANAVFEGNIKTDRTIRIDGKIVGNIETTAGVLVGAEALIEGNINAEIVMVGGTVKGNIKAPEGIEILPKAKMLGDISTNILTIAEGAFFEGKSQMFKSDDNDKSGEETK is encoded by the coding sequence ATGACGAAAAAAAACTCAAAAAGTTTGCTTGACAGCGTAGAAACGCTTGTGGGTGCAAATGCTGTATTTGAAGGAAATATTAAAACCGACCGCACCATAAGGATCGATGGAAAAATTGTGGGAAATATCGAAACTACGGCAGGTGTTTTAGTGGGTGCGGAAGCTTTGATTGAAGGTAATATAAACGCGGAAATAGTTATGGTAGGAGGAACGGTTAAAGGAAATATAAAGGCGCCTGAAGGAATAGAAATTCTTCCAAAAGCAAAAATGCTGGGTGATATTTCGACAAATATCCTGACAATAGCAGAAGGCGCTTTTTTTGAAGGAAAAAGCCAAATGTTTAAATCCGATGACAACGACAAAAGCGGAGAAGAAACAAAATGA